Proteins encoded together in one Candidatus Cloacimonadota bacterium window:
- a CDS encoding FAD-linked oxidase C-terminal domain-containing protein, whose product GEHGIGLARRDYISMELSWKSISLQRGIKALFDPKNILNPGKIFI is encoded by the coding sequence CAGGAGAACATGGCATTGGACTTGCCAGGAGAGATTATATCTCCATGGAGCTTTCCTGGAAAAGCATATCTCTGCAAAGGGGAATCAAAGCACTTTTTGATCCCAAAAACATCCTTAATCCCGGAAAGATATTTATATAA